The following are encoded in a window of Oncorhynchus mykiss isolate Arlee chromosome Y, USDA_OmykA_1.1, whole genome shotgun sequence genomic DNA:
- the rab34b gene encoding ras-related protein Rab-34, with protein MLPPVRRDRIIAQLPECFTPAAALHTKDVFHAQVKAACQGQKTGAVGFNIAKVIVVGDVAVGKTCLISRFCKDSFDKNYKATIGVDFEMERFEVLGVPFSLQLWDTAGQERFKCIASTYYRGAQAIIVVFDLSCVTSLDNARQWLEDAMKENDPSSVLLFLVGTKKDLSSPDQLAYMELEAIRLSEEIRAEYWTVSAKSGESIREFFFRVASLTFEANVLAELEKSGSRRVGDIIRITESTEEEYKPTKRKATCC; from the exons ATGTTGCCACCTGTGAGGAGAGACCGCATCATCGCTCAGCTTCCAGAG tgtttTACCCCAGCTGCAGCGCTACACACTAAAGATGTCTTCCACGCACAGGTCAAGGCTGCCTGTCAGGGGCAAAAGACGGGCGCAGTGGG CTTTAACATCGCCAAGGTGATTGTGGTAGGGGATGTGGCAGTTGGGAAGACATGTCTAATCAGCAG gTTCTGTAAGGACTCGTTCGATAAGAACTATAAGGCCACCATCGGAGTGGATTTTGAGATGGAGCGGTTTGAGGTGTTGGGGGTGCCCTTCAGTTTACAGCT atgGGACACAGCGGGTCAGGAGAGGTTCAAGTGCATCGCCTCCACATATTACAGAGGAGCACAAG CCATCATAGTGGTATTTGACCTGAGCTGTGTGACCTCTCTGGACAACGCCAG GCAGTGGCTGGAAGATGCTATGAAGGAGAACGATCCCTCCAGTGTTCTGCTGTTCCTGGTTGGAACCAAGAAGGACCTCAGT tctcctgaTCAGTTGGCCTACATGGAGCTGGAGGCCATTAGACTGTCAGAGGAGATCAGAGCAGAGTACTGGACTGTGTCTGCTAAGTCAG gggagAGTATCAGGGAGTTTTTCTTCCGGGTAGCGTCTCTAACCTTTGAGGCCAACGTGCTGGCAGAGCTCGAGAAGAGTGGGTCCAGACGTGTTGGTGACATTATCA GAATCACCGAGAGCACAGAAGAAGAGTACAAACCAACCAAGAGAAAAGCAACCTGCTGCTGA